A stretch of DNA from Hippopotamus amphibius kiboko isolate mHipAmp2 chromosome 5, mHipAmp2.hap2, whole genome shotgun sequence:
GAAGGAACATACCCACGCAAGAGATGGACTTACTTTCCTATATCTTAAAAGTGTCCTCTAATATTAACACATGTAAGCAAACTTGTGTGTCTCCTCAGCCAATCCACGTTCAGTAGAGACACCATGGCACTGTAGGCCTGGTATTACACTGGGGCAGGGAAGAGCAATGGGACCAAGCACTCCTCTCGAGTGTAACCTCATGGGAGAGGTACCAGGAGGAACAGACAGACCTCAGCTGACTTCCAGTTCCATCCTTTGCCCGCTCTGTAACTTTAGGCATCTTCTccttcagaaaataaacaagagaacACCAGCTCATGGGGTTACTGTGGGGTTACCGAATTGTGCCAGGGTCTGGGACCAGGATCTGTGTGATCCACAGGCACCTCCTTGAAGAGGACAGTGACTTGGTCATGTGACTCatggcagggcaggagggagggttgctcagtaaatgtttgcagaATAAATGGGCAGCACACTCTGACCAGGGTGGACAGTCCTCCCCACCTGCCAATGAGGGTCACGCCCCACTAGGGCCACAGCACACACAGGCAGGAATCCCGTTGGAAGAGGCAGAGCTGACCTGGCTGAAATGTCTAAGTTGCTACAATGTGTACACCATCTTAAAATGGCAGTCTTCTATTTTATAGCAATCAGAAGAATTATActgtttgaaaaatgtttaaaatatttataaccaAAGATAAGGAAACTAATAATAGCTGGTAACTCTGATGCACTTAACTGTGTATGTGCCAGCTGTTAGTTCATTTACTGAACATTAGTCCCCACAATAATCCTATAAAGTGAGTACCGTTATCATGcccatttggcagatgaggaaagtgaggtatAGAGAGATGAGACCACTTGCCTCTGTCTTAAAGCTCCTAAATGGCAGAgatgggattcaaactcagaacatttgactccaaagcctgCACTCCTAGTACCAAATTATCTAGCATTTTCTAGCATGTCtatcatttcatctaagttttagAGAGTCTGGTCACCTTGACTGCTTGGCACCTACTGCCCAAATGGACAAAGGTaatcttggtttttttgtttgtttgtttgtttgtttgtctgtctgttttgggggagggagggagctcaGATGAGCAGAAAACTCTGAAAGGCACTGTTTCCCTGGCCGGTGCTCCTTGAGGGGAGGGAGCCAGCATGTGCCTGGGTTTAGTTAGTTCTCTAGGCTGGTGGTTTGGGTAGGAAAATGTCCCCCATCCAAAACCTCCATATTTAGTGCCCAAGTAGGAGGGGGAAGGCAGAATCTACAGCCAGGAAGCTTGGAGTAGAGGACTGAGAAAACAAGCTTTTGCTAATTTTAAATGTGAGTCTCAATTCAGTCTAGACTAgatccttctctgtctctttttttaatggtcccattccctccctcccgccccatttctcattcttttcaacTTATTTCTTTAATTGCAGAGCCTCACTTTGCCCACCTATAAAATAAGATGTTTTCTGCATGTTCAGGTCATAGCCCTTGAGGAACGAGGAGTCTTCTGCTTGTTGGCTTACTGGCAgttgtgggtatgtgtgtgttgggggtaaGGCGCAGGTAGGGGAAAAGACAGAGGATGGAGAGCTGGAAAGGACTGTCCCAGTTTTTCATTACAAGCTCCCTCGCCCCACTTCTACTAATTTCAGGGAATAGGGCTCCTGCAGCCAGCTCACCTGGCCCCTAATCTTCTGTGATGCTGTGCCAACCCATTCTCTCCCAGCAGCTTTGCCCAAATCCCTCTCCAAATGCTCTTAAGACCAAGGAGGTGTTTCTGCATTGAAACAAGAGGGGTCTGTGTGCCAAGCCCCACGTGGGACTGAGGGAAGGCCACCACAACACAGATCTCCACAGAAGCACCTTATGGTATGGACTTTAGCCATTCCACAAGTGCTGCGAAGGGCTCCAATCTCCATAGATGCCCTACCTGGGGTAAAACACAAAGTGGCAAGGCACAGAAGGTATCTGTGTGAAGGCCTTCTCACTCAAACAATCCCGGTGTCCACATCAGCAAGAAGTTTTAGTCTTGGTTTTTGGCTGGGAGGTGACAAGAGTCCTATTTTTTAGTGTTATTTGCCAGTTAAGTAAGAGTCTATTAAAAACAGTTGTAAAAGGGGGAGGCACAAAGATACCTGTCTGGAAACATAAGATACCTTTAAGatatgttctatttatttttaatggtttgaGTTCTGTGAAATCCCTCAAGTCtgtgaaaaatacagaaacactGTAACTCAGtgagaaaataacttaaaaaaaatcaaaagactaATGGCAGAATCCCAGCCCCCCCAGCGACTTTTAGGTCCGATTTGTgttgaaaagaaaacatatgcatATCACACAGGATGCAGATTTCTCTCCCCAGTGAAAAGCCAATGTGAGAGACCAGTCTGGGAAAGTCCAGATAAGCTCACTTCTGCGCTCACGTCCCGTGGTCAGCCTGTGTTCACCTCCACAGTTAGACTTCATAGCTAGAAACCTTCCCCCCTCCTTGCCGGCGTTCCCTCCCCTTCTGGTTACTGCGCAGGGCTCTCTTTGGGGCTGTGATTTTCTGCGGGGAGGCCCCACACTCCCTCCTACGGCCAAGGTTGAGCTTTTGTGTCCCTCGGCCAGAAAACCAAAGACCTCCGTAGGGAAAAGGAAGGGGGCGGAGAACCCAGCCTCGGGCAGACACTCTGGGAGGCTGAGGCCCTGAGACTCGCACCTTCCCTTAGGGCGTACAGACCTCTGTCCCTGGCCCTCCCCGCGAGGCTCACAGAACCTAACACCAGGATAACAGCCAGAACCGCCGGCCACTGTCCAGGTTCGGTGTTCCGGGTGAATCTCCGCGCACAAACCCTGCAGCGGCGCAAGGAAGCAAAGAGAACAGACCTGCGCTCGCGATTTTGGACACTGGAACTGGAATAGACTTGAGCCAATGTCATGAACTGTCTGCAGAATCTTTTTTAGATCCTCGACCCCCGCAATGATTATTATGACAACTCTGGGTGTGCTGCCCAGAATAAAGCTCATGGGCTTAGCCTCTGGAATCTTCCGAACATTTCGAGCGCCCAAGATATTCTGAAGCCACTCTTCATCCAAAGCTCCCAGGGTAAGATCCCGTGGTCTAGTCTAATCTTGCCGTCTTGCagttgaaaaaactgaggctccgGAGAGGAAGTCACAAGCCCCCTAGAGGCAACACTAGGTCCGGGGTCTCTGGGTCTCCAATGCCCTTTCTCCGCGGCCCATTCACACACACCTGTCCGCTATTTTCAAAGCAGGACCCTCATCCAGCCTGCACTGAATCTGCTGAGCACGATCTCAGCTCCTCCTTGCACTGAAAGTGAGATACACTGAGCAAGAGTACCttagcttcctcatttgtaaacagGTGTGATAATAAGAGCACTACGAGAAAGCAGAATTTACAATAACGTGATCAGTCATTCCGGGTCCCCAAGGTTCCGTCTGTCTGGCTGCTAAGCCCTCGTTACTCCATTAACCTCTCAATAGTGCACTTTGCAGGCATTTTGGGGACTCCACTTACAACGTTTTGGAGGGCGTTTATGAGATCTGTCTACATCGTAGGGTTATAGTGAATTTCACAGATAAAACTTAATAGTGCCGGGCATGGTGACACAACGATTAAATGCAACAAATGTcctattattgttttgttgtttttgttaatgACCATCCCAGATCACCATTTCCGGCACATCCAGCCTGTCAGCCCTTCCCGGACATCTGCCGGGCGCGCACACCCCGGCGCTCACCTGGTCCGCACCGGGGAACCGCTGCGGGACGACGCGGAAGAAGATGCAGAGGGGCAGCGCGGCGATCGTCGCGTAGCCCCAGATAAGCGCGAGCAGGGcggcccgcgcccgccgccccgggCCCCGCACGCCACGCTGCAGGTGCACGATGCACACCATGCGCTCCAAGCTGACTGCTGCCAGCGTGAGGATGGTGACGCTGCCGCTCAGGGTCATCACGTAGAAGAGCAGGTGGCAGGCAACCGGGCCCAGCAGCCAGGCCTCGGTCCAGCGCACGGCCAGCACGGGAGGGATGGCGCAGGTGAAAAGCAGGTCCGCGCAGAAAAGGTTGAGCACCAGGCTGGAGGTGGTGCCGCGGCGCCGTCGGCGCGCTACCAGCACCAAGGCGCACACGTTGCCCAGCAGCGACACCGCGAAGATGAGTGCCAGCACCGCGGTCTCCACGGAGCTCAGCACCAGCCGGTGGTCGCCCTTGACATCGGAGAAGAACGGAAAACGGGTGCGGTTGGCCCTCTCTGGGCTGCGCGCGAGCCCAGTGCCCGCCGCC
This window harbors:
- the FFAR4 gene encoding free fatty acid receptor 4 isoform X2, which gives rise to MSPECAQAAGTGLARSPERANRTRFPFFSDVKGDHRLVLSSVETAVLALIFAVSLLGNVCALVLVARRRRRGTTSSLVLNLFCADLLFTCAIPPVLAVRWTEAWLLGPVACHLLFYVMTLSGSVTILTLAAVSLERMVCIVHLQRGVRGPGRRARAALLALIWGYATIAALPLCIFFRVVPQRFPGADQEILICTLIWPSVAGEISWDVSFVTLNFLVPGLLIVISYSKILQITKASRRRLTMSLAYSESHQLRVSQQDVRLFRTLFLLMVSFFIMWSPIIITILLILVQNFNQNLVIWPSLFFWVVAFTFANSAVNPILYNMSLFRNELRKFFHCFFFSEKGAMFTDTSVRRNDLSIISS